In the genome of Rhodoferax fermentans, one region contains:
- a CDS encoding TRAP transporter small permease, translating into MSNSTHIAPKDSTFRRLASTLMAICLGVMALSVFINVVLRYGFGSGVAASEELSRLLFVWMVFIGATAAYPAGEHMTFTSLVGLLRHKPRALLAATLLIRLLVMTSSGLIAWGAWQQVVVGLDSYSVVLRYPTALLPLPAFLCTSAICVMALVEFIKRTPLFLGVTAEQE; encoded by the coding sequence ATGAGCAACAGCACACACATCGCACCCAAGGACAGCACCTTCCGGCGGCTGGCCAGCACCCTGATGGCGATCTGTCTGGGGGTGATGGCGCTCTCCGTCTTTATCAATGTGGTGCTGCGTTATGGCTTTGGCAGCGGTGTGGCCGCCAGCGAAGAGCTGTCGCGCCTGCTGTTTGTCTGGATGGTGTTTATTGGTGCCACCGCCGCTTACCCGGCCGGTGAACACATGACCTTCACCAGCCTGGTCGGGCTGTTGCGCCACAAGCCTCGGGCCTTGTTGGCCGCCACGCTGTTGATCCGCCTGCTGGTGATGACCTCGAGCGGCCTGATTGCCTGGGGTGCCTGGCAGCAGGTGGTGGTGGGCCTGGACAGCTATTCGGTGGTGCTGCGTTACCCCACCGCGCTGTTGCCCTTGCCCGCCTTTTTGTGTACCAGTGCGATTTGTGTGATGGCTTTGGTCGAATTTATCAAGCGCACGCCCTTGTTTTTGGGTGTGACCGCAGAGCAGGAGTAA
- a CDS encoding gluconokinase, protein MNISIVIMGVAGCGKSSLGSGVAQVLQLPLVEGDDFHSPESRQKMSQGIALTDADRAGWLDRLGEQLRQQPGGIVLTCSALKQAYRDRLRLASPGLRFAFLQISREDAQARVGSRDAHFFSTTLVDSQFATLQDPSGEPGVLTLDAAKPLPQLQAEVAAWMTHKELT, encoded by the coding sequence ATGAATATTTCAATTGTGATTATGGGGGTGGCCGGGTGTGGCAAGTCCAGCCTGGGCAGTGGTGTGGCCCAGGTGTTGCAGCTGCCACTGGTGGAGGGTGACGACTTCCACAGCCCCGAGAGCCGCCAGAAGATGAGCCAAGGCATCGCCCTGACTGACGCGGACCGTGCGGGCTGGCTGGACCGATTGGGTGAGCAGCTGCGCCAGCAGCCGGGTGGCATTGTGCTGACCTGCTCGGCGCTCAAACAAGCCTACCGCGACCGGCTGCGCTTGGCTTCGCCGGGCTTGCGATTTGCCTTTTTGCAGATCAGCCGCGAAGATGCCCAGGCGCGGGTGGGTTCACGCGACGCGCATTTTTTCTCCACCACGCTGGTGGACAGCCAGTTTGCCACCCTGCAAGATCCCAGTGGTGAACCCGGTGTGTTGACGCTGGACGCGGCCAAACCGCTGCCGCAACTGCAGGCTGAAGTCGCGGCCTGGATGACTCACAAGGAGTTGACATGA
- a CDS encoding LacI family DNA-binding transcriptional regulator translates to MSSTKKSSPRSRATGRVTLADVAQLAQVSPITVSRALRGERAVDALLVARVQAAAKELGYVPDPAARALASRHSAQVVVLVPLLSNALFVDVLEAVQRSLRPAGYQMLMGVTHYDANEEEHLLRELLQHRPAGLLVTGFERNEATRQMMATSGVPCVHLMEVSNTEGVYSVGFSQTDAGAEMTRHLLARGKRRIAFAGAQLDPRTRQRLAGWRTELQQAQLYDPQLEWLNPAPSSMALGGEMLTQILQTQPEVDAIFFCNDDLAQGALLAALRLGLAVPERVAIAGFNDLTGSDQMLPALTTVHTPRSEIGTAAANMLVALINREPVACPGVDLGYRLVVRAST, encoded by the coding sequence ATGTCCTCCACAAAAAAATCCAGCCCCCGATCTCGTGCCACCGGCCGTGTCACCCTGGCCGATGTGGCCCAACTGGCGCAGGTGAGCCCGATCACCGTGTCACGCGCACTGCGGGGTGAGCGCGCGGTGGACGCGCTGCTGGTGGCTCGGGTGCAGGCGGCGGCCAAGGAGCTGGGCTATGTGCCCGACCCGGCAGCACGCGCCCTGGCCTCTCGCCACAGTGCCCAGGTGGTGGTGCTGGTGCCGCTGCTCTCCAACGCCTTGTTTGTCGATGTGCTGGAGGCGGTGCAGCGCAGTCTGCGCCCGGCGGGTTACCAGATGCTGATGGGGGTGACGCATTACGACGCCAACGAAGAAGAACACCTGCTGCGTGAACTGCTGCAGCACCGCCCGGCGGGCCTGCTGGTCACCGGGTTTGAGCGCAACGAAGCCACCCGCCAGATGATGGCGACCAGTGGGGTGCCCTGTGTGCACCTGATGGAGGTGTCCAACACCGAAGGCGTTTACAGCGTGGGCTTTTCACAAACCGATGCGGGTGCCGAGATGACCCGGCACCTGCTGGCGCGCGGCAAACGCCGCATCGCTTTTGCGGGCGCCCAGCTCGACCCGCGCACCCGCCAGCGGCTGGCGGGCTGGCGCACCGAGCTGCAGCAGGCCCAGCTGTATGACCCGCAACTGGAGTGGCTCAACCCCGCGCCCTCTTCCATGGCCCTGGGTGGGGAGATGTTGACCCAGATCCTGCAAACGCAGCCCGAGGTGGATGCCATCTTTTTCTGCAACGACGACTTGGCGCAAGGCGCCCTGCTGGCGGCCCTGCGTCTGGGGCTGGCGGTGCCAGAGCGGGTGGCGATTGCCGGGTTCAACGACCTGACCGGCAGCGACCAGATGTTGCCAGCGCTCACCACCGTACACACCCCACGCAGCGAAATCGGCACAGCGGCGGCCAATATGCTGGTGGCGCTGATCAACCGCGAACCGGTGGCCTGTCCCGGTGTCGATCTGGGCTACAGGCTGGTGGTGCGCGCCAGCACTTGA
- the rhtB gene encoding homoserine/homoserine lactone efflux protein produces MELSTWLTFFAASWAISISPGPGAIASMSAGLNHGFKYGYVTIFGLVLGIWTQLLIVGVGLGALMATSHTAFVVVKWLGVAYLVWLGIQQWRAPARPMVAASDSDEVVSQRKLILKAWMINVVNPKGTVFLLAVVPQFISTAEPLLPQYLIIGATLAFTDMVVMAGYTALASRVLGALKKPAHIRAMNRTFGSLFVLAGSLLALFKRSA; encoded by the coding sequence ATGGAACTCTCAACCTGGCTCACCTTTTTCGCGGCCTCCTGGGCCATCAGCATCTCCCCCGGCCCGGGCGCCATTGCGTCCATGAGCGCGGGGCTCAACCACGGCTTCAAATACGGTTATGTCACGATATTTGGCTTGGTGCTGGGCATCTGGACGCAGTTGCTGATTGTGGGTGTGGGGCTCGGTGCGCTGATGGCCACCTCACACACCGCGTTTGTGGTGGTCAAGTGGCTCGGTGTGGCTTACCTGGTGTGGCTGGGCATCCAGCAGTGGCGGGCACCGGCGCGGCCGATGGTGGCGGCATCCGACAGCGACGAGGTGGTGAGCCAGCGCAAGCTGATCCTCAAGGCCTGGATGATCAATGTGGTCAACCCAAAAGGCACGGTGTTTTTGCTGGCGGTGGTGCCGCAGTTCATCAGCACCGCCGAGCCCTTACTGCCGCAGTACCTGATCATCGGCGCCACGCTAGCGTTCACCGACATGGTGGTGATGGCGGGTTACACCGCGCTGGCTTCACGGGTGCTGGGCGCGCTCAAGAAACCGGCCCACATCCGCGCCATGAACCGCACCTTTGGCAGTCTGTTTGTGCTGGCCGGGTCCCTGCTGGCGCTGTTCAAACGCTCGGCCTGA
- the htpX gene encoding protease HtpX, giving the protein MKRILLFVLTNVLVVAVLGIVASLLGVNRFLTSNGLNLGALLGFALVMGFGGAIISLLISKPMAKWTSGVRVINQPSNADEAWIVDTVRKLSEKAGIGMPEVGIFEGAPNAFATGAFKNSALVAVSTGLLQGMTHDEIEAVIGHEIAHVANGDMVTMTLIQGVMNTFVVFLSRVVGSLVDSFLRKGDQENSGPGIGYYVTTIVLDIVLGFAAAIVVAWFSRHREFRADAGSAQLLGRKQPMINALARLGSLQPGELPKSVAAFGIAGGIGQLFSTHPPLEDRIAALQNAQS; this is encoded by the coding sequence ATGAAACGCATTCTTTTGTTTGTTCTCACCAACGTCCTTGTGGTGGCGGTGCTGGGCATTGTGGCCAGCCTGCTGGGCGTCAACCGCTTCCTGACCAGCAACGGCCTGAACCTGGGTGCTTTGCTGGGTTTTGCGCTGGTGATGGGTTTTGGCGGCGCGATCATTTCGCTGTTGATCAGCAAACCCATGGCCAAGTGGACATCGGGCGTGCGGGTGATCAACCAGCCGTCCAACGCCGACGAAGCCTGGATTGTGGACACCGTGCGCAAGCTGTCTGAAAAAGCCGGTATCGGCATGCCCGAGGTCGGCATTTTTGAGGGGGCCCCCAACGCTTTTGCCACCGGTGCGTTCAAGAATTCGGCCCTGGTGGCGGTCAGCACCGGCTTGCTGCAGGGCATGACACACGACGAGATCGAGGCGGTGATCGGCCATGAAATTGCCCACGTGGCCAACGGCGACATGGTCACCATGACCCTGATCCAGGGCGTGATGAACACGTTTGTGGTGTTCCTGAGCCGGGTGGTGGGTTCGCTGGTGGACAGCTTCCTGCGCAAGGGTGACCAGGAAAACTCTGGCCCCGGCATTGGTTATTACGTGACCACCATCGTGCTCGACATCGTGCTGGGTTTTGCCGCTGCCATTGTGGTGGCCTGGTTCAGCCGCCACCGCGAGTTCCGTGCCGATGCGGGTTCTGCCCAGTTGCTGGGCCGCAAACAACCGATGATCAACGCGCTGGCGCGCCTGGGCAGTTTGCAGCCCGGTGAGTTGCCCAAGAGTGTGGCGGCCTTTGGTATTGCCGGTGGCATCGGGCAGCTGTTCTCGACCCACCCGCCGCTGGAAGACCGTATTGCCGCGTTGCAAAACGCACAGAGCTGA
- a CDS encoding DUF3025 domain-containing protein produces the protein MIADIDWAAPWLAPWRQRGEAIAQQVCAGVAQPEALNAAAQQLWPAPDRPPVHFVPQADLPPGKAYEQYIFESGQCPTREGLHDFFNGLMWLHLPHTKTRLNQLQAAQIERLGIAPVRGPARDALTLFDENVALLRAPDALWDALVVKDWSAVFGRLRPLWQQSGLWLFGHALMEKLVVPRKPATAHVYRVCPATDDIATLDAWLATDLSADRLAEKPFAHLPVLGVPGWWPGNEVPGFYEDASVFRAPRSAAGAAHK, from the coding sequence TTGATTGCTGACATCGACTGGGCCGCACCCTGGCTGGCGCCTTGGCGGCAACGGGGTGAGGCCATCGCGCAGCAGGTGTGCGCCGGTGTGGCCCAGCCCGAGGCGCTCAATGCAGCTGCACAACAGCTCTGGCCTGCGCCGGATCGGCCCCCGGTGCATTTTGTGCCACAGGCCGATTTGCCACCCGGCAAAGCCTACGAACAGTACATTTTTGAGAGCGGCCAATGCCCGACCCGTGAGGGCTTGCACGACTTTTTCAACGGATTGATGTGGTTGCATCTGCCGCACACCAAAACCCGCCTGAACCAGTTGCAGGCGGCGCAGATCGAGCGCTTGGGCATTGCCCCGGTGCGCGGCCCCGCGCGGGATGCGCTCACGCTGTTTGACGAAAACGTGGCGCTGCTGCGTGCGCCCGATGCCTTGTGGGACGCGCTGGTGGTCAAAGACTGGTCAGCGGTGTTTGGCAGACTGCGCCCGCTGTGGCAACAGTCGGGCCTGTGGCTGTTTGGCCATGCTTTGATGGAAAAACTGGTTGTCCCAAGAAAACCGGCCACAGCCCACGTGTACCGGGTGTGCCCTGCTACGGACGACATAGCAACTCTGGACGCCTGGCTGGCAACCGATCTGAGCGCAGACAGGCTGGCTGAGAAACCTTTTGCCCATCTGCCGGTGCTCGGTGTGCCGGGCTGGTGGCCGGGCAACGAGGTGCCTGGTTTTTATGAGGATGCCTCGGTGTTCCGGGCGCCGCGCAGCGCGGCGGGCGCGGCACACAAATAG
- a CDS encoding NYN domain-containing protein, translating into MNVFLIDADNLNSGAWVDEAFRVLQETEGPLPVRRAYGSAENLKALADTLCAWAVRPFVNLALTKNTTDMALAVDAMELACQSPTPGLIVIGSGDADFTPLVVRLRERGIRVVCVSERSKMGREALPAYDRVILVGPEQGAAPSAPARKTARKTAAKTSSPAASPKPAAAKTPAKKVAAKTSARTKAPQEQPATSPVPVPPPAPEKPALQPAEGAAHAMPLLDLAAILAAVPALQTGQAQPLAAVAKALLDARLRGKNMTATKLLKKFPHLFVLAPPEKPRTVQYIPAPPAA; encoded by the coding sequence ATGAATGTTTTCCTGATCGACGCCGACAACCTCAATTCGGGCGCCTGGGTGGACGAGGCCTTTCGTGTGCTGCAGGAAACCGAAGGCCCCTTGCCGGTGCGCCGTGCCTACGGCAGCGCCGAGAACCTCAAAGCCCTGGCCGACACCTTGTGCGCCTGGGCGGTGCGCCCGTTTGTGAATTTGGCTTTGACCAAAAACACCACCGACATGGCGCTGGCGGTGGACGCGATGGAACTGGCTTGCCAGAGCCCCACGCCCGGCTTGATCGTCATCGGCTCGGGGGATGCCGACTTCACCCCGCTGGTGGTACGCCTGCGTGAGCGAGGCATCCGTGTGGTCTGTGTCTCCGAGCGCAGCAAGATGGGCCGTGAGGCTTTGCCCGCCTACGACCGGGTGATCCTGGTTGGGCCGGAGCAGGGCGCAGCACCCTCAGCGCCGGCCCGCAAGACCGCGCGCAAAACGGCCGCCAAAACCAGCAGCCCGGCGGCCAGCCCCAAACCAGCGGCGGCGAAAACCCCCGCCAAAAAAGTGGCGGCCAAAACCAGCGCACGCACCAAAGCCCCGCAGGAACAGCCAGCCACCAGCCCGGTGCCCGTGCCACCACCTGCACCCGAGAAACCAGCGCTCCAACCTGCTGAAGGTGCGGCCCATGCCATGCCCCTGCTGGATCTGGCGGCCATTCTGGCGGCCGTGCCTGCCTTGCAAACCGGTCAGGCGCAGCCTCTGGCGGCGGTGGCCAAGGCTTTGCTGGACGCCCGCTTGCGTGGCAAGAACATGACGGCCACCAAACTGCTCAAAAAATTTCCCCACCTGTTTGTGCTGGCCCCACCCGAAAAACCCAGAACGGTGCAGTACATCCCGGCACCGCCAGCGGCTTGA
- the pyrC gene encoding dihydroorotase, whose amino-acid sequence MTSSPIQTLTLTRPDDWHLHVRDGDALATVVPHTAAQFGRAIIMPNLRPPVTTTEAALAYKARIQAAVPAGVAFEPLMTLYLTDKLPADEIQRAKDAGVVAAKLYPAGATTNSDAGVTDLKKIYKTLEAMQRAGLLLLVHGEVTSPEIDLFDREAVFIDQQLIPLRRDFPELKIVFEHITTREAAQYVQECDRFLGATLTAHHLLYNRNAIFTGGIRPHYYCLPVLKRETHRQALLAAATSGNPKFFLGTDSAPHAVHLKEHASGCAGCYTAHAAMELYAQAFDSVGALDKLEAFASFFGADFYGLPRNSGQITLKRESWTPPASFAFGQAELKPLASGEALAWRLVA is encoded by the coding sequence ATGACATCCTCACCCATCCAGACCCTCACCCTGACCCGCCCCGACGACTGGCACCTGCATGTGCGTGATGGTGACGCGCTGGCCACCGTGGTGCCGCACACGGCCGCCCAGTTTGGCCGCGCCATCATCATGCCCAATCTGCGCCCGCCGGTGACCACCACCGAAGCCGCGCTGGCCTACAAAGCGCGCATCCAGGCCGCTGTGCCAGCTGGTGTGGCTTTTGAGCCGCTGATGACGCTCTACCTCACCGACAAGCTGCCCGCCGACGAAATCCAGCGCGCCAAAGACGCTGGAGTGGTCGCCGCCAAGCTCTACCCGGCCGGTGCCACCACCAACAGCGATGCAGGGGTGACCGACCTCAAGAAGATCTACAAAACCCTGGAGGCCATGCAACGCGCGGGCCTGCTGCTGCTGGTGCATGGCGAAGTGACCTCGCCCGAGATCGACCTGTTTGACCGCGAGGCGGTGTTCATCGACCAGCAGCTGATCCCGCTGCGCCGCGATTTCCCTGAGCTGAAGATCGTGTTCGAGCACATCACCACGCGTGAAGCCGCGCAGTATGTGCAGGAGTGTGACCGTTTTCTGGGCGCCACCCTGACCGCGCACCACCTGCTCTACAACCGCAATGCCATCTTCACCGGCGGCATCCGGCCACACTATTACTGCCTGCCGGTGTTGAAGCGTGAAACCCATCGCCAAGCCCTGCTGGCGGCGGCCACCAGTGGCAACCCGAAGTTTTTCCTGGGCACCGACAGCGCACCGCACGCGGTGCACCTCAAAGAACACGCCAGCGGCTGCGCCGGCTGTTACACCGCCCATGCCGCGATGGAGCTGTATGCGCAGGCTTTTGATTCGGTGGGGGCACTCGACAAACTCGAAGCTTTTGCCAGCTTTTTTGGCGCCGACTTCTACGGTCTGCCACGCAACAGCGGCCAGATCACGCTCAAGCGCGAGAGCTGGACACCCCCCGCCAGTTTTGCCTTTGGCCAGGCCGAACTAAAACCGTTGGCCAGTGGTGAAGCGCTGGCCTGGCGGCTGGTGGCCTGA
- a CDS encoding SPOR domain-containing protein, whose protein sequence is MPEPITRAQDTVSLDSSPTMAMTTLYGAAVGPIGKDYYLPIFSRFEAAGQATLSWNLSACLYTINWMIFRRLWGPALVFAGALLGSAVLLVALGLLVLDWPHELIYQLLLACLGLGMLASGLWGNALLYNHCRQAMMTAVADNKTLVQACAQLSQQASTRQRFIRLLLTNTLLLTLAGLAYLRWVGWDGTDTPVPDSSPAPALAASAVEPAAPAASQVASAALAPASAASTPLEVPVLLAAPAASAASATPASAAVSAAASAPLAMPASAPVSAPAVLPTTFTQPPASAALVASAPPQAAASALERAASAPRGRSAAPASAYSSAAAPSASKPAARAASKPAARAASKPVAKVASAKTPKPTATKASQVTKAAPPTKGLYINAGLFANPDNARNALAKLQAAGLPATAQEIDTSQGSRTRIRVGPYAKPTQAEASIQKIKALGLDAALVKP, encoded by the coding sequence ATGCCCGAACCCATCACCCGTGCCCAAGACACCGTCTCGCTGGACAGCTCGCCCACCATGGCGATGACCACGCTGTACGGCGCGGCGGTTGGCCCGATTGGCAAGGATTATTACCTTCCCATCTTCAGCCGCTTTGAAGCCGCTGGCCAAGCCACCTTGTCGTGGAACCTGTCGGCCTGCCTCTACACCATCAACTGGATGATTTTCCGGCGCCTGTGGGGCCCGGCGCTGGTGTTTGCAGGGGCTCTGCTGGGCAGCGCGGTGCTGCTGGTGGCGCTGGGCCTGCTGGTGTTGGACTGGCCCCACGAGCTGATCTACCAGCTCTTGCTGGCTTGCCTGGGCTTGGGCATGCTGGCCAGCGGCCTGTGGGGCAACGCCCTGCTCTACAACCACTGCCGCCAGGCCATGATGACGGCAGTGGCCGACAACAAGACCCTGGTGCAGGCCTGCGCACAGCTCAGCCAGCAGGCCAGCACGCGCCAGCGTTTTATCCGGCTGCTGCTGACCAACACCTTGTTGCTGACACTGGCGGGGCTCGCTTACCTGCGCTGGGTGGGGTGGGACGGCACAGACACCCCGGTGCCAGACAGCAGCCCAGCGCCCGCGCTGGCGGCCAGTGCCGTTGAACCCGCTGCGCCTGCGGCCAGCCAGGTGGCATCGGCCGCGCTGGCGCCTGCGTCAGCGGCCTCGACACCGCTGGAGGTGCCTGTCCTGTTGGCGGCGCCAGCTGCCTCGGCGGCCAGTGCCACACCAGCATCAGCAGCGGTGTCTGCAGCTGCTTCTGCCCCCCTGGCAATGCCCGCATCGGCCCCGGTTTCGGCGCCCGCCGTGTTGCCGACCACATTCACCCAGCCACCAGCCTCAGCTGCGCTGGTGGCATCCGCCCCGCCCCAAGCTGCGGCTTCGGCCTTGGAGCGCGCAGCCAGCGCGCCACGGGGTCGCAGCGCTGCGCCAGCCTCGGCATACAGCTCGGCTGCGGCACCCTCTGCGTCCAAACCGGCAGCCCGAGCGGCTTCCAAACCCGCAGCGCGCGCTGCCTCCAAACCGGTGGCCAAAGTAGCCAGCGCCAAAACACCAAAACCCACGGCGACCAAGGCCAGTCAGGTCACCAAGGCAGCGCCGCCCACCAAAGGCCTCTACATCAACGCTGGCCTGTTTGCCAACCCAGACAACGCGCGCAATGCATTGGCCAAATTGCAGGCCGCAGGCTTGCCCGCCACGGCACAGGAGATTGACACCAGCCAGGGGTCACGCACCCGGATTCGGGTCGGTCCTTACGCCAAACCGACCCAGGCTGAGGCCAGCATCCAGAAAATCAAAGCCCTTGGTCTGGACGCGGCGCTTGTCAAACCCTGA
- a CDS encoding flagellar basal body protein: MASVSSISLSGMNAAQTQLNVAAHNVANLNTDGFTRQQVALTEQSEGGVSASVGKASQPGAALEEDVVSQLQAKHAYLANLAVFKTSNKMAGALLDLDA, encoded by the coding sequence ATGGCCTCTGTCTCATCCATTTCCCTCTCAGGCATGAACGCCGCCCAGACCCAGCTCAATGTGGCGGCGCACAACGTGGCCAACCTCAACACCGACGGGTTCACGCGGCAACAGGTGGCTCTGACCGAACAATCCGAAGGCGGTGTGTCGGCCAGTGTGGGCAAGGCGTCCCAACCCGGTGCGGCGTTGGAGGAAGACGTGGTCTCGCAATTACAAGCCAAACACGCCTACCTGGCGAACCTGGCGGTGTTCAAGACCAGCAACAAAATGGCTGGCGCCCTGCTCGACCTCGACGCCTGA
- a CDS encoding VOC family protein gives MFSHIFVGTNHFESALAFYQPLMEVLGVQARFVEADRPWAGWQSQPDPRPLFLLGKPFDQQPHAPGNGQMVAFLASSRAMVDAAYAVALQHGGRSEGAPGRRPQYHANYYGAYFRDPDGNKLCVACHTAED, from the coding sequence ATGTTCTCTCACATCTTTGTTGGCACCAATCACTTCGAGTCTGCGTTGGCCTTTTACCAGCCGCTGATGGAGGTACTGGGGGTGCAGGCGCGGTTTGTTGAGGCTGATCGGCCTTGGGCCGGTTGGCAGTCGCAGCCCGACCCGAGGCCGCTGTTTTTGCTGGGCAAGCCGTTTGACCAGCAGCCCCATGCGCCGGGCAATGGGCAGATGGTGGCTTTTCTGGCCAGCAGCCGGGCCATGGTGGACGCGGCCTACGCGGTCGCGCTGCAGCATGGTGGCCGTTCAGAGGGGGCGCCGGGTCGGCGTCCGCAGTACCACGCCAACTACTACGGGGCTTATTTTCGTGATCCGGATGGCAACAAGTTATGTGTGGCTTGCCACACCGCCGAGGACTGA
- a CDS encoding caspase family protein, which translates to MAKKALCIGINNYPGTHMDLQGCVNDANDWADTLGARGFGVSKLLDDQATKAAMVAALSSLISKASKNDSLVITFSGHGSYQPDTDGDEADGLDEALCPYDLQTNGEALTDDEIKTLFAARKPGVRLVLIADSCHSGTVTRAAKAEPGADTRPRFMPMGNWLPAKDLPKNRAGKLAATVLAPAGASPLLGAYSRLLGDLLLSGCKEGPNNFSYDARINGRYNGAFTYYALKALKTLKPEASYADWHKAILKYLPSASYPQSPQIVGSDTARKSKVFA; encoded by the coding sequence ATGGCCAAGAAGGCACTGTGTATCGGCATCAACAACTACCCCGGCACCCACATGGACCTGCAGGGCTGTGTCAACGACGCCAACGACTGGGCGGACACCTTGGGCGCACGCGGCTTTGGGGTCAGCAAGCTGCTCGACGACCAGGCCACCAAGGCGGCCATGGTGGCGGCTTTGAGCAGCCTGATCAGCAAAGCCAGCAAAAACGACAGCCTGGTGATCACCTTCTCAGGCCACGGCAGCTACCAGCCCGACACCGATGGTGACGAGGCCGACGGGCTCGATGAAGCCCTGTGCCCGTATGACCTGCAGACCAACGGTGAGGCCTTGACCGACGACGAGATCAAAACCCTGTTTGCCGCGCGCAAGCCCGGCGTGCGCCTGGTTTTGATTGCGGACAGCTGCCACTCCGGCACCGTGACCCGTGCCGCCAAGGCGGAGCCCGGCGCCGACACCAGGCCACGTTTTATGCCCATGGGCAACTGGTTGCCGGCCAAAGATTTGCCCAAAAACCGCGCGGGCAAACTGGCAGCCACTGTGCTGGCACCGGCGGGCGCCTCCCCGCTGCTGGGGGCTTATTCACGGCTGCTGGGTGACTTGCTTTTGTCGGGCTGCAAAGAAGGCCCCAACAACTTCAGTTATGACGCGCGCATCAACGGCCGCTACAACGGCGCCTTCACCTACTACGCGCTCAAAGCCCTCAAAACGCTCAAACCAGAAGCCAGCTACGCCGACTGGCACAAGGCCATCCTCAAATACCTGCCCTCGGCCAGTTACCCGCAGTCGCCCCAAATTGTGGGCAGTGACACCGCCCGGAAAAGCAAGGTTTTTGCGTAA